From Frateuria aurantia DSM 6220, one genomic window encodes:
- a CDS encoding autotransporter outer membrane beta-barrel domain-containing protein — MTSTRLLQAAAYCLGLGSLACAHASGFDRMVSFGDSLSDNGNISSLLFPGGPVMRFTTNPGEVAVEHIADHYGLSLKPSSQGGTDYAWGGAESASTGSFLGLSLPSSASQIETYLTAQQGHAAPRALYTVWIGANDLFAELQSSSSTLTTRAAAAATASATGSQLATLQHAGARYVVVFNLPDLGATPAYLGSAQATQATATSQAYNQQLNQAVSHMGNGIIPVNVYALLNQVMADPARYGFGNVSQPACTTSSSILCSAATLVSPAASSNYLFADSVHPTTAAHALLAEAVLSELAAPAQISLLREAPLASIQAQNQVLSQQMLNDRFGASTRAFAAVSYTDQHFNGGSAPAGASHDSQLSLGTDARINDRFSVGLALGASQNNASLGSAGGYRLRDVSGSGYAFYHAGGGYLGAFASAGQLNFSQIDRRFNLGTASVSETGSTHGSHLGTGLQGGWIFGSGAITHGPVAGIEWDSIHVDGYRETGRDATSMWFASQQRLALISHTGWRLQGSVQAGPVRLDPMLEIDWNHDSRARPDAVTAGLDSLAGHFTLDGFAPDRNWFSGRIGLRAQFSPRLQAWLGYSGRVADRSQRMNSYDLGLKFTL; from the coding sequence ATGACAAGCACTCGACTTCTGCAGGCGGCGGCATACTGCCTCGGCCTGGGCAGCCTGGCCTGCGCCCACGCCTCGGGCTTCGACCGGATGGTCAGCTTCGGCGACAGCCTGAGCGACAACGGCAATATTTCGTCACTGCTGTTTCCCGGCGGCCCCGTCATGCGCTTCACCACCAATCCCGGCGAAGTGGCAGTGGAGCATATTGCCGACCATTACGGCCTGTCACTGAAGCCTTCCAGCCAGGGAGGCACCGACTACGCCTGGGGTGGCGCCGAGTCTGCCAGCACCGGGAGTTTCCTCGGCCTCAGTCTGCCTTCCAGCGCCAGCCAGATCGAAACCTATCTGACCGCGCAGCAGGGTCATGCCGCCCCCCGCGCCCTGTATACCGTGTGGATCGGGGCCAATGACCTGTTCGCCGAACTGCAGAGCAGCAGCAGCACCTTGACCACCCGCGCCGCCGCAGCGGCCACGGCCAGCGCCACAGGCAGCCAGCTGGCCACTCTGCAACATGCAGGGGCCCGCTACGTCGTGGTGTTCAACCTGCCTGATCTGGGCGCCACTCCGGCCTATCTGGGAAGTGCCCAGGCGACTCAGGCAACCGCCACCAGCCAGGCCTACAACCAACAGTTGAACCAGGCCGTCAGCCACATGGGCAATGGCATCATTCCGGTCAACGTCTATGCCTTGCTCAATCAGGTGATGGCCGACCCGGCCCGTTACGGCTTCGGCAATGTGTCCCAACCGGCCTGTACGACCAGCTCGTCGATTCTCTGCTCGGCGGCAACCCTGGTCAGCCCGGCCGCGTCCAGCAACTATCTGTTCGCCGACTCGGTGCACCCGACCACGGCCGCTCATGCCTTGCTGGCCGAAGCCGTACTGTCGGAACTGGCAGCACCGGCCCAGATATCCCTGCTCCGCGAAGCACCGCTGGCTTCGATCCAGGCCCAGAACCAAGTGCTCTCCCAGCAGATGCTGAATGACCGGTTCGGCGCCTCGACCCGAGCCTTCGCCGCCGTCAGTTATACCGATCAGCACTTCAACGGTGGTTCGGCACCGGCCGGCGCCAGCCATGACAGTCAATTGAGCCTCGGTACCGACGCCCGCATCAACGACCGGTTTTCCGTCGGTCTGGCCTTGGGTGCCAGCCAGAACAATGCCTCGCTGGGTTCGGCCGGCGGCTACCGCTTGCGCGATGTCAGCGGCAGCGGCTATGCCTTCTACCATGCCGGCGGCGGCTATCTGGGCGCCTTCGCAAGCGCCGGCCAATTGAATTTCAGCCAGATCGACCGTCGCTTCAATCTGGGCACGGCCAGCGTGAGCGAAACCGGCAGTACCCATGGCTCGCACCTGGGTACGGGTCTGCAAGGCGGCTGGATCTTCGGCTCCGGTGCCATCACCCACGGCCCGGTCGCCGGCATCGAATGGGATTCGATACATGTCGACGGCTATCGTGAAACCGGGCGCGACGCCACCTCGATGTGGTTCGCCAGCCAGCAGCGGCTGGCGCTGATCAGCCATACCGGCTGGCGCCTGCAGGGCTCCGTGCAGGCCGGTCCGGTGCGGCTAGACCCCATGCTTGAAATCGACTGGAACCATGACAGCCGGGCGCGGCCGGATGCCGTGACGGCGGGCCTCGACAGTCTGGCCGGGCATTTCACTCTCGATGGCTTTGCGCCCGACCGCAACTGGTTCAGCGGCCGGATCGGACTTCGCGCGCAATTCAGCCCGCGGCTGCAGGCATGGCTTGGCTACAGCGGTCGCGTCGCGGATCGCAGCCAGCGCATGAACAGCTACGACCTCGGCCTGAAATTCACCCTGTGA
- a CDS encoding Tex family protein: MPSIEQRIAKDIAARPEQVAAAVELIDGGATVPFIARYRKEVTGGLDDTQLRTLEERLRYLRELEDRRGTILASIEEQGKLHDDLKADLLAADTKARLEDLYLPYKPRRRTKAQIAREAGLEPLAETLRQDPSQTPEAVAGKFIDADKGIADVKAALDGARAILMETIAEDAALVGELRDWLWAKGQIRAKVVAGKEQAGAKFSDYFDHAEAIGKIPSHRLLALMRARNEGIIDLELSPTADPDQGHVEGEGRVAAHAGIRDQGRPADAWLRETVRLTWRAKLHLHLTLDLFGRVREGAEDEAIRVFGDNLKDLLLAAPAGARTVMGLDPGIRTGVKVAVVDATGKLLATTTIYPHEPRKQWKESLAALSTLCREHQVDLIAIGNGTASRETDKLAGELIRQLDDRKPAKIVVSEAGASVYSASELAAREFPGLDVSLRGAVSIARRLQDPLAELVKIEPKAIGVGQYQHDVNQVKLARALDSRVEDCVNAVGVDVNTASAALLSRVAGLSAGVAENVVKHRDSHGRFTNRRALLKVSRLGDKAFEQSAGFLRILDGDQPLDASAVHPEAYPVVERILAQSGRTVQSIIGDSSFLRGLQPESLTDERFGLPTIRDILRELEKPGRDPRPAFVAPSFADGVEDLKDLKTGMVLEGRVTNVAAFGAFVDIGVHQDGLVHVSALSHGFVKDPRDAVKAGDIVKVKVMEVDLPRKRIGLSMRLDDEPGQAKPGKAQPQDGNRARGGKPRQDNASRGKNPPRQNGGGSTSPANSAFADAMARALKR; this comes from the coding sequence ATGCCCAGTATCGAACAACGCATCGCCAAGGATATCGCCGCCCGTCCCGAACAGGTCGCGGCCGCGGTGGAACTGATCGATGGCGGCGCCACCGTGCCCTTCATCGCCCGCTATCGCAAGGAAGTCACCGGCGGTCTGGATGACACGCAGCTGCGGACCCTGGAAGAGCGCCTGCGCTATCTGCGCGAACTGGAAGACCGTCGGGGCACGATTCTTGCCAGCATCGAGGAACAGGGCAAGCTCCATGACGACTTGAAGGCCGATCTGCTGGCCGCCGACACCAAGGCCAGGCTGGAAGATCTGTACCTGCCCTACAAGCCCAGGCGCCGCACCAAGGCCCAGATCGCCCGCGAGGCCGGCCTCGAGCCGCTGGCCGAAACCCTGCGTCAGGACCCTTCGCAGACGCCGGAAGCGGTCGCCGGGAAGTTCATCGACGCCGACAAGGGCATCGCCGACGTCAAGGCCGCGCTGGACGGGGCTCGCGCGATCCTGATGGAAACCATTGCCGAGGATGCCGCTCTGGTCGGCGAGCTGCGCGACTGGCTGTGGGCCAAGGGCCAGATCCGCGCCAAGGTGGTGGCTGGCAAGGAACAGGCCGGGGCCAAGTTCAGCGATTACTTCGACCATGCCGAGGCGATCGGCAAGATTCCCTCGCACCGGCTGCTGGCCCTGATGCGAGCCCGCAACGAAGGTATCATCGATCTGGAGCTGAGCCCCACGGCCGATCCCGACCAGGGCCATGTGGAAGGTGAAGGCCGGGTCGCCGCCCATGCTGGCATCCGCGATCAGGGCCGCCCTGCCGATGCCTGGCTGCGCGAGACGGTGCGCCTGACCTGGCGGGCCAAACTGCATCTGCACCTGACCCTGGACTTGTTCGGCCGCGTGCGCGAAGGCGCCGAGGACGAGGCCATCCGGGTCTTCGGCGACAATCTCAAGGATCTGCTGCTGGCCGCGCCGGCCGGGGCACGTACCGTGATGGGACTCGATCCTGGTATCCGTACCGGCGTCAAGGTGGCCGTGGTCGATGCCACCGGCAAACTTCTGGCCACCACCACCATCTATCCTCACGAGCCACGCAAGCAGTGGAAGGAATCCCTGGCCGCGCTGAGCACCCTGTGCCGCGAGCATCAGGTTGATCTGATCGCGATCGGCAACGGCACCGCCTCGCGCGAAACCGACAAGCTGGCCGGGGAACTGATCCGCCAGCTGGACGACCGCAAGCCGGCCAAGATCGTGGTCAGCGAAGCCGGGGCCTCGGTGTACTCCGCTTCGGAACTCGCCGCCAGGGAATTTCCCGGCCTGGATGTCTCGCTGCGTGGCGCGGTCTCGATTGCCCGCCGGTTGCAGGACCCCCTGGCCGAGCTGGTCAAGATCGAACCCAAGGCCATCGGCGTCGGCCAATACCAGCATGATGTCAATCAGGTGAAGCTGGCACGCGCCCTGGATTCCCGGGTCGAAGACTGCGTGAATGCCGTCGGCGTGGACGTCAATACGGCTTCTGCCGCCCTGCTCAGCCGGGTTGCCGGTCTCAGCGCCGGTGTCGCCGAAAACGTGGTCAAGCATCGCGACAGCCATGGTCGCTTCACCAACCGCAGGGCCTTGCTGAAGGTCTCTCGGCTGGGCGACAAGGCTTTCGAGCAGTCCGCCGGCTTTCTGCGCATTCTGGACGGCGACCAGCCGCTGGATGCCAGCGCGGTGCACCCGGAAGCCTATCCGGTGGTGGAGCGGATCCTGGCCCAAAGCGGCCGGACGGTGCAGTCCATCATCGGCGACAGCTCGTTCCTGCGCGGCCTGCAGCCTGAATCTCTGACCGATGAGCGCTTCGGCCTGCCTACCATCCGCGATATCCTGCGCGAGCTGGAGAAGCCCGGCCGCGATCCGCGTCCGGCCTTCGTCGCCCCCAGCTTCGCCGATGGCGTGGAAGATCTGAAAGACCTGAAGACAGGCATGGTGCTTGAAGGCCGGGTCACCAATGTGGCCGCGTTCGGCGCCTTCGTCGACATCGGCGTGCATCAGGACGGTCTGGTCCACGTTTCTGCCCTCTCGCACGGTTTCGTCAAGGATCCGCGCGATGCGGTCAAGGCCGGTGACATCGTCAAGGTCAAGGTGATGGAAGTGGACCTGCCGCGCAAGCGGATCGGCCTGAGCATGCGCCTGGATGACGAACCCGGCCAGGCAAAGCCAGGCAAGGCCCAGCCCCAGGACGGCAACCGTGCACGGGGCGGCAAGCCCCGCCAGGACAATGCCTCGCGCGGCAAGAACCCGCCGCGTCAGAACGGCGGCGGATCGACCAGCCCGGCCAACAGTGCTTTTGCCGATGCCATGGCGCGTGCCCTGAAACGCTGA
- a CDS encoding RDD family protein: protein MEVWIGRDGERHGPYQEADIRDWLRTGQVSPDDLAWHEGMRDWQSLRSLFPADVPATASVPSPPPPTADTPATGSPAAIDLAGFWHRFAAWLLDNIVLVVPNLMVFYSMHADRAMQTWIALIKSQGSFAGAVADPASNAVMSQLQAVSAVCIIIGFIYYTAMEGSRWQATLGKLAVGLKVTDLKGQRLSWRRAAVRNAVRLLNMVGGLSLLPLVCYVPVAWTRLHQGLHDMLASALVVCGRASAEASVEPAADRDPDL from the coding sequence ATGGAAGTTTGGATTGGCCGCGATGGCGAGCGCCACGGTCCCTACCAGGAAGCGGATATCCGCGACTGGCTGCGTACCGGCCAGGTCAGCCCCGATGACCTGGCCTGGCATGAAGGCATGCGCGACTGGCAGAGCCTGCGCAGCCTGTTCCCGGCCGATGTGCCGGCCACCGCGTCGGTGCCTTCACCTCCGCCACCTACGGCAGACACCCCGGCCACGGGCAGCCCAGCCGCCATCGACCTGGCCGGCTTCTGGCATCGTTTCGCGGCCTGGCTGCTGGACAACATCGTGCTTGTCGTCCCCAATCTGATGGTGTTCTACAGCATGCATGCCGATCGGGCCATGCAGACCTGGATTGCCCTGATCAAGTCCCAGGGCTCGTTCGCCGGCGCCGTGGCCGACCCGGCCTCGAATGCCGTGATGTCGCAGCTGCAAGCCGTCTCGGCCGTCTGCATCATCATCGGTTTCATCTATTACACGGCGATGGAAGGTTCGCGCTGGCAGGCCACCCTGGGCAAGCTGGCGGTAGGTCTCAAAGTCACCGACCTCAAGGGTCAGCGTCTGAGCTGGCGCCGTGCCGCCGTCCGCAATGCGGTGCGACTGCTGAACATGGTCGGCGGCCTCAGCCTGCTGCCGCTGGTGTGCTATGTCCCGGTGGCATGGACAAGACTGCACCAAGGGCTGCACGACATGCTGGCCAGCGCCTTGGTGGTCTGCGGTCGCGCCTCGGCCGAAGCTTCCGTCGAACCGGCCGCCGATCGCGATCCCGACCTCTGA
- the mnmG gene encoding tRNA uridine-5-carboxymethylaminomethyl(34) synthesis enzyme MnmG — MLYPTPYDVIVIGGGHAGTEAALAAARSGARTLLLTHNIETIGQMSCNPAIGGIGKGHLVKEIDALGGAMAHAADRAGIQWRTLNASKGPAVRATRCQADRDLYKAAIRAIVEGQPNLDLFQQAVDDLVIEHGQVRGVITQMGLRFATRRVVLTAGTFLAGKIHIGPAQYAGGRAGDPPATTLAQRLRELPVAAERLKTGTPPRIARDSIDFSQLEEQPGDQPMPVFSYLGSQAEHPRQVSCWIAHTSEHTHQLIRDGLDRSPLYTGQIEGTGPRYCPSIEDKVVRFADKSSHQIFIEPEGLNTREIYPNGISTSLPFDVQLALVRSIKGFEQAHITRPGYAIEYDYFDPRGLQPWLETRAIEGLYFAGQINGTTGYEEAAAQGLLAGLNAARASRDEAPWYPGRDEAYLGVLVDDLTSNGTLEPYRMFTSRAEYRLHLREDNADLRLTAIGYRLGVVPEARYQALQAKQEAIERESARLRGLWASPGNALGAELAEHLDLTVSRETHALDLLRRPGIGYRQLAGVPGIQAPVLDPAVTEQVEVQIKYAGYLERQREEIERQRRHETTAIPPGFDYEAVRGLSAEVLLKLKQAMPATVGQASRIGGVTPAAISLLLVHLKRRSAA; from the coding sequence ATGCTGTATCCCACCCCCTATGATGTGATCGTCATCGGCGGCGGCCACGCCGGTACCGAGGCGGCCCTGGCCGCGGCCCGCAGCGGTGCCCGCACCTTGCTGCTGACCCACAACATCGAGACCATCGGCCAGATGAGCTGCAATCCGGCCATCGGCGGCATCGGCAAGGGCCATCTGGTCAAGGAAATCGATGCCCTCGGCGGTGCCATGGCCCATGCCGCCGACCGGGCCGGCATCCAGTGGCGGACCCTGAACGCCTCCAAAGGACCGGCGGTGCGGGCCACCCGCTGCCAGGCCGACCGGGACCTTTACAAGGCCGCGATCCGCGCCATCGTCGAGGGGCAGCCGAACCTGGATCTGTTCCAGCAGGCGGTGGACGATCTGGTGATCGAGCACGGCCAGGTTCGCGGCGTGATCACCCAGATGGGTCTGCGTTTCGCGACCCGGCGGGTGGTGCTGACCGCCGGAACTTTTCTGGCCGGCAAGATCCATATCGGCCCGGCCCAGTATGCCGGCGGCCGCGCCGGTGATCCGCCGGCCACCACCCTGGCGCAGCGACTGCGCGAACTGCCGGTGGCTGCCGAGCGGCTGAAGACCGGCACGCCACCGCGGATCGCCCGGGACAGCATCGATTTCAGCCAGCTGGAAGAGCAGCCCGGCGACCAGCCAATGCCGGTGTTCTCCTATCTGGGCTCGCAGGCGGAACATCCGCGTCAGGTCAGCTGCTGGATCGCCCATACCAGCGAACACACCCATCAGCTGATCCGTGACGGTCTGGACCGCTCGCCGCTGTATACCGGCCAGATCGAAGGGACGGGCCCGCGCTACTGCCCGTCGATCGAGGACAAGGTGGTGCGCTTTGCCGACAAGAGCTCGCACCAGATCTTTATCGAGCCGGAGGGCCTCAATACCCGTGAGATCTACCCCAACGGTATTTCCACCTCCCTGCCCTTCGATGTGCAGCTGGCTCTGGTGCGCTCGATCAAAGGCTTCGAGCAGGCCCATATCACCCGCCCGGGCTATGCCATCGAATACGATTATTTCGATCCGCGCGGCCTGCAGCCCTGGCTGGAAACCCGGGCCATCGAAGGCCTCTACTTCGCCGGCCAGATCAATGGCACCACCGGTTACGAGGAAGCCGCGGCGCAGGGCCTGCTGGCCGGCCTCAATGCCGCCCGCGCCAGCCGCGACGAAGCCCCCTGGTATCCCGGACGCGACGAGGCCTATCTGGGCGTGCTGGTCGATGACCTGACCAGCAACGGCACCCTGGAGCCCTACCGCATGTTCACCTCGCGGGCCGAATACCGGCTGCATCTGCGCGAGGACAATGCCGATCTGCGACTGACCGCGATCGGATATCGTCTGGGAGTGGTGCCCGAAGCCCGCTACCAGGCCTTGCAGGCCAAGCAGGAGGCCATCGAGCGCGAAAGCGCGCGGCTGCGCGGGCTGTGGGCCTCGCCCGGCAATGCGCTTGGCGCGGAACTGGCCGAACATCTGGATCTGACCGTCAGCCGCGAGACCCATGCCCTGGACCTGCTGCGTCGTCCCGGCATCGGCTATCGCCAGCTGGCCGGAGTGCCCGGCATCCAGGCCCCGGTCCTGGATCCGGCCGTGACCGAACAGGTCGAAGTCCAGATCAAATATGCCGGCTACCTGGAACGCCAGCGCGAGGAAATCGAGCGCCAGCGGCGCCATGAAACCACCGCGATTCCGCCCGGTTTCGACTATGAAGCCGTGCGGGGCCTGTCCGCCGAGGTGCTGCTGAAGCTGAAGCAGGCGATGCCGGCCACCGTGGGCCAGGCCTCGCGGATCGGCGGCGTGACCCCGGCCGCAATCTCTCTGCTGCTGGTGCATCTGAAGCGACGCAGTGCCGCCTGA
- the pepN gene encoding aminopeptidase N: MNKPAGMPAPLIRLADYQPPAWSVSDVDLEFDLAIERSEVRARLVLQAGPDPQAPLRFNGEGLELLEILLDGEPLPAGRYRHEHELLTIEGVRHGQVLETRVALAPAANTALEGLYLSGRRETGFLLTQCEAEGFRHITFFPDRPDVQARYTVTLRADRERFPVLLAGGNPAGHGELENGRHWARFVDPYPRPSYLFALVAGRLERISQDYRTADGRDVALHIWAEADVIDRCDYAMDALVRSMRWDEQVYGRNYDLDVFHVVATHDFNMGAMENKGLNIFNAKYLLADPDSSTDEEYLHVEAVVAHEYFHNWSGNRVTCRDWFQLSLKEGFTVFRDQSFSADMNSASLKRIQDVSTLRRAQFSEDAGPLSHPVRPAQYREINNFYTATVYEKGAELVRMLAGRVGPQAFRQGTDLYFERNDGRAATIEDFVGALGEASGIDLSPYLAWYGQAGTPRLQARGNYDPANGRYVLELAQSTAPTPDQPHKKALPIPVRLSLFNADGQAQRLRLADSEQDLGTETVLELTDQRQRFEFTGLSQPPIPSLLRGFSAPVVLDADYAPDQLAILLRHDPDGFNRWEAGQQLALMAYDRLYRGEDASAALQAWTEALADLFAQPDLDPGLLAELLSPPSETELAERQVDIDPEHIHHLRHQLNDAIAARIGLPPLLARYQALAAASTSALDASSQLRRRLKQVLLGLLSRLDAKVAIPLAQAQYATAPAMTDRLAALTVLLNTGAAEAGPALADYRRRYADNALAMDKWFAVQARVPGAAALARIEALAADPAFSLKNPNRVMSLLGIFARANASGFHRADGKGYAFVSHQLQVLDALNPQVAARLATALNGWRRLESGRREAAHAMLRELAARPQLSRNLAEIVNRILEG, from the coding sequence ATGAACAAGCCCGCCGGCATGCCCGCCCCACTCATCCGTCTTGCCGACTACCAACCGCCCGCCTGGAGCGTGAGCGACGTCGATCTGGAATTCGATCTGGCGATCGAGCGCAGCGAAGTCCGCGCGCGCCTGGTGCTGCAGGCCGGGCCGGATCCGCAGGCGCCGCTGCGCTTCAACGGCGAGGGCCTGGAACTGCTGGAGATCCTGCTGGATGGCGAACCGCTGCCGGCCGGCCGCTACCGCCACGAGCACGAACTGCTGACGATCGAGGGCGTGCGTCACGGCCAGGTGCTGGAAACCCGGGTCGCGCTGGCGCCTGCCGCCAATACCGCGCTGGAAGGTCTGTACCTGTCCGGTCGCCGCGAGACCGGCTTCCTGCTGACCCAGTGCGAAGCCGAAGGCTTTCGCCACATCACCTTCTTTCCCGATCGCCCCGACGTCCAGGCTCGTTACACGGTGACGCTGCGGGCTGATCGCGAACGTTTTCCCGTGCTGCTGGCCGGCGGCAACCCGGCCGGTCACGGCGAACTGGAAAACGGCCGGCACTGGGCCCGCTTCGTCGATCCCTACCCCCGTCCCAGCTATCTTTTCGCCCTGGTCGCTGGCCGACTGGAACGGATCAGCCAGGATTACCGCACGGCCGATGGTCGCGACGTGGCGCTGCACATCTGGGCCGAAGCCGACGTGATCGACCGCTGCGACTACGCCATGGACGCGCTGGTGCGCAGCATGCGCTGGGACGAGCAGGTCTACGGCCGCAACTACGATCTGGACGTATTCCATGTGGTGGCCACCCACGATTTCAACATGGGCGCGATGGAGAACAAGGGTCTCAACATTTTCAACGCCAAATACCTGCTGGCCGACCCCGACTCCAGCACCGACGAGGAATACCTGCATGTCGAGGCGGTGGTCGCCCACGAGTACTTCCACAACTGGAGCGGCAACCGCGTCACCTGTCGCGACTGGTTCCAGCTCTCGCTGAAGGAAGGCTTCACGGTATTTCGCGACCAGTCCTTCTCCGCCGACATGAACTCGGCCTCGCTGAAACGGATCCAGGACGTGTCCACCCTGCGTCGCGCCCAGTTCAGCGAGGATGCCGGCCCGCTGTCGCATCCGGTGCGACCGGCCCAGTATCGCGAGATCAACAATTTCTACACCGCCACCGTCTACGAGAAGGGCGCCGAGCTGGTCCGCATGCTGGCCGGCCGGGTCGGGCCGCAGGCCTTCCGTCAGGGCACCGACCTCTACTTCGAGCGCAATGACGGCCGCGCCGCCACCATCGAGGATTTCGTCGGCGCCCTCGGCGAGGCCAGCGGCATCGACCTGAGCCCCTATCTGGCCTGGTACGGCCAGGCCGGCACGCCTCGCCTGCAGGCCCGCGGCAACTACGACCCCGCCAACGGCCGATACGTGCTGGAGCTGGCCCAGTCCACGGCGCCCACCCCAGATCAGCCGCACAAGAAGGCCCTGCCGATTCCGGTGCGCCTCTCGCTGTTCAACGCCGATGGCCAAGCCCAGCGCCTGCGGCTGGCCGATTCGGAGCAGGATCTTGGCACCGAAACCGTGCTGGAACTCACCGACCAGCGTCAGCGCTTCGAATTCACCGGCCTGAGCCAACCGCCGATCCCGTCCCTGCTGCGCGGCTTTTCCGCGCCAGTGGTGCTGGACGCGGACTATGCACCGGACCAGCTGGCCATTCTGCTGCGCCACGATCCGGACGGCTTCAATCGCTGGGAGGCCGGTCAGCAGCTGGCCCTGATGGCCTATGACCGGCTTTATCGCGGAGAGGACGCCAGCGCGGCCTTGCAGGCCTGGACGGAAGCCTTGGCCGATCTGTTCGCCCAGCCCGATCTCGATCCCGGCCTGCTGGCCGAACTGCTGAGCCCGCCCAGCGAAACCGAACTCGCCGAGCGCCAGGTCGATATCGACCCGGAGCACATCCATCATCTGCGGCACCAGCTGAACGACGCGATCGCCGCCCGGATCGGCCTGCCACCTCTGCTGGCTCGCTACCAGGCCCTGGCCGCGGCGAGCACCTCCGCGCTGGATGCCTCCAGCCAGTTGCGTCGCCGTCTGAAGCAGGTCCTGCTGGGACTGCTGAGCCGGCTGGATGCCAAGGTCGCGATTCCGCTGGCCCAGGCTCAGTACGCCACCGCACCCGCCATGACAGACCGCCTGGCCGCCCTGACCGTGCTGCTGAATACCGGGGCCGCCGAGGCCGGTCCGGCACTGGCCGATTATCGCCGTCGCTATGCCGACAACGCTCTGGCCATGGACAAATGGTTTGCCGTGCAGGCGCGGGTGCCCGGTGCCGCGGCTCTGGCCCGGATCGAAGCCTTGGCGGCTGACCCGGCCTTCAGTCTGAAGAACCCGAACCGGGTGATGTCACTGCTGGGCATCTTCGCCCGCGCCAATGCCAGCGGCTTCCACCGTGCCGATGGCAAGGGCTATGCTTTTGTCAGCCACCAACTGCAAGTCCTGGATGCTCTCAATCCACAGGTCGCCGCCCGGCTGGCGACGGCACTCAACGGCTGGCGGCGGCTGGAGTCCGGACGTCGCGAGGCAGCCCACGCCATGCTGCGGGAGCTGGCCGCCCGGCCGCAGCTCTCGCGCAATCTCGCCGAGATCGTCAACCGGATCCTGGAAGGCTGA